The following proteins are co-located in the Pseudomonas synxantha genome:
- a CDS encoding GNAT family N-acetyltransferase, whose protein sequence is MPLQRLDSLSEIAPEVWDALVPQAQPFVRHGFLSALEDSASLGPQSGWQPEHLLHWEGQRLVAALPSYRKWHSYGEYVFDHGWADACERAGIDYYPKLLTAVPFSPVSGPRVLGANAEDGFELLKSLPGYLEIEGLSSAHINFTDALADEALALQPGWMQRLGCQFHWQNRGYRDFQDFLDALSSRKRKQMRKEREQVAGQGIEFEWLQGHELSEAQWDFVYACYANTYAVRRQSPYLTRAFFSLLAERMPEAIRVVLAKQGSRPVAMAFSLIGGDSFYGRYWGCLAEFDRLHFETCFYQGMDYAIAHGLQRFDAGAQGEHKLIRGFEPVITRSWHYLRHPGLKSAVADFLERERVGILAYAEEARSALPYRQG, encoded by the coding sequence GTCTGGGACGCCCTGGTGCCGCAGGCGCAGCCGTTTGTACGGCATGGGTTCTTGAGCGCGCTGGAGGACAGCGCCAGCCTGGGGCCGCAATCGGGCTGGCAGCCGGAGCATCTGCTGCACTGGGAAGGGCAGCGCCTGGTAGCGGCATTGCCCAGCTACCGCAAATGGCATTCCTATGGCGAGTATGTGTTCGACCATGGCTGGGCCGATGCCTGTGAGCGCGCCGGTATCGACTACTACCCCAAGCTGCTGACGGCGGTGCCGTTCAGTCCCGTCAGTGGCCCACGTGTTTTGGGCGCCAATGCCGAGGACGGCTTCGAGTTGCTCAAGAGTCTGCCGGGCTACCTGGAGATCGAAGGGCTCTCCAGCGCCCATATCAATTTCACTGACGCCTTGGCCGATGAGGCCTTGGCCCTGCAGCCGGGCTGGATGCAACGCCTGGGCTGCCAGTTTCATTGGCAGAACCGCGGCTACCGCGACTTCCAGGATTTTCTCGATGCCTTGAGTTCACGCAAGCGTAAGCAGATGCGCAAGGAGCGCGAACAAGTGGCGGGGCAGGGCATTGAGTTCGAGTGGCTGCAAGGCCATGAACTGAGCGAAGCTCAATGGGATTTTGTCTATGCCTGCTACGCCAACACCTATGCAGTCCGCCGCCAATCGCCCTACCTGACCCGTGCGTTTTTCAGCCTGCTGGCCGAACGCATGCCCGAAGCGATCCGCGTGGTGCTGGCCAAACAAGGCTCGCGCCCGGTAGCCATGGCTTTCAGCCTGATCGGTGGCGACAGCTTCTACGGCCGCTACTGGGGCTGCCTGGCGGAATTCGACCGACTGCACTTCGAAACCTGTTTTTACCAGGGCATGGACTACGCCATCGCCCACGGCCTGCAACGCTTCGACGCCGGTGCCCAGGGCGAGCACAAATTGATTCGCGGGTTTGAGCCGGTGATTACGCGATCATGGCACTACCTGCGTCATCCGGGGCTCAAGAGTGCCGTGGCGGACTTTCTTGAGCGTGAACGGGTGGGCATTCTGGCGTATGCCGAAGAGGCGAGGTCAGCCCTGCCTTATCGGCAGGGCTGA
- the aqpZ gene encoding aquaporin Z produces the protein MSLFKRSVTEGLGTFWLVLGGCGSAVLAAAFPNVGIGLLGVSLAFGLTVLTMAFAIGHISGCHLNPAVSVGLVVGGRFPAKELPAYIVSQVIGGAIAAALLYFIASGKPGFELASGLASNGYGEHSPGGYSMAAGFVCELVMTAMFVLIILGATDRRAPAGLAPIAIGLALTLIHLISIPVTNTSVNPARSTGPALIVGGWALQQLWLFWLAPILGAVIGGVTYRWLGKDEGA, from the coding sequence ATGTCACTGTTCAAACGTTCCGTAACGGAAGGACTGGGTACGTTTTGGCTGGTGTTAGGTGGCTGCGGGAGTGCGGTGTTGGCCGCAGCGTTCCCCAACGTAGGCATCGGCCTGCTCGGCGTGTCCCTGGCCTTTGGGCTCACAGTGCTGACCATGGCATTTGCCATTGGGCATATCAGCGGTTGCCACCTTAACCCGGCCGTCTCGGTGGGGCTGGTGGTGGGCGGCAGATTCCCGGCCAAGGAATTGCCAGCCTATATAGTGTCCCAAGTGATCGGTGGCGCCATCGCCGCCGCACTGCTGTACTTCATCGCCAGTGGCAAACCCGGGTTCGAACTGGCCTCCGGGCTGGCAAGCAATGGTTATGGCGAGCATTCACCCGGTGGTTATTCAATGGCGGCAGGCTTTGTCTGCGAGCTGGTGATGACAGCGATGTTCGTGCTGATCATTCTTGGCGCCACCGACCGCCGTGCCCCGGCGGGCCTCGCGCCTATTGCCATTGGCCTGGCGCTGACGCTGATCCACCTGATCTCGATCCCGGTCACCAACACGTCGGTCAACCCGGCCCGTAGCACGGGGCCGGCGTTGATTGTCGGCGGCTGGGCACTCCAGCAGTTGTGGTTGTTCTGGCTCGCACCGATCCTCGGCGCGGTGATCGGTGGCGTGACCTATCGATGGCTGGGCAAGGATGAAGGGGCTTAA